Proteins from one Deltaproteobacteria bacterium genomic window:
- the ilvN gene encoding acetolactate synthase small subunit has translation MSCINRHIISALVENQHGVLAKVAGLFAARGFNIESLTVGPTEDTTISRMTIGLLADDDTLEQVIKQLRRVPTTVKVQDFFDTPTIQRELVLIRVQAAESARRLEVMEIVNVFNGKVVDLTPKDLSAEFTGSEQKIQALIECLRPFGIKELARSGKVALARSPIALR, from the coding sequence ATGAGCTGCATAAACCGTCATATCATCAGTGCCCTGGTGGAGAATCAACACGGCGTTCTTGCTAAGGTTGCCGGCCTTTTTGCCGCCCGGGGTTTTAATATCGAGTCACTGACCGTCGGACCGACTGAAGACACTACAATCTCGCGAATGACTATCGGACTGCTAGCTGACGACGACACGCTGGAACAGGTAATCAAGCAACTGCGTCGGGTCCCTACCACGGTTAAAGTTCAGGATTTCTTTGACACACCGACGATTCAAAGGGAATTGGTGCTAATTCGTGTCCAGGCGGCTGAAAGTGCGCGTCGTCTTGAAGTAATGGAGATTGTTAATGTCTTTAATGGCAAGGTCGTCGATCTTACGCCGAAAGATCTTAGCGCAGAGTTCACGGGTTCAGAACAAAAAATTCAGGCCCTAATTGAATGTCTGCGACCTTTTGGGATCAAGGAACTGGCGCGTTCAGGTAAAGTAGCGCTGGCCCGTAGTCCTATCGCCCTTCGCTAA